A stretch of the Sorangium aterium genome encodes the following:
- a CDS encoding GNAT family N-acetyltransferase, translating to MPKLSYAEIARIEERRLAVGTAAVVACAEPIAGGWMAFDGEGSWGNFAVGLGLDGPVSGEDLDRLVRFYAARGAEPQIQVCPFAHGSLVRGLADRGFVLREFENVLARELAPDDDLRALAPRGGPEGLEIVRIDPGDEAQVRVFIEIATSGFRPDDAPLSPALFEITRRLVAHPGCDSYLALVNGEPAGGGSVEIHGEGAALFGASVLPRFRERGIQQALITRRLERVREQGCQLACISASPGIPTERNAMRLGFFMAYSKGIFTRRSESPESPA from the coding sequence ATGCCGAAGCTGTCGTACGCCGAGATCGCCCGGATCGAGGAGCGCCGGCTGGCGGTCGGCACCGCCGCCGTTGTCGCTTGCGCGGAGCCCATCGCGGGCGGGTGGATGGCCTTCGATGGAGAGGGCTCCTGGGGCAACTTCGCTGTCGGGCTCGGGCTCGACGGGCCCGTCTCCGGCGAGGATCTCGATCGCCTCGTGCGGTTCTACGCGGCGCGCGGCGCGGAGCCGCAGATACAGGTCTGCCCCTTCGCGCACGGGTCGCTCGTGCGCGGCCTCGCCGATCGAGGGTTCGTGCTGCGCGAGTTCGAGAACGTGCTGGCGCGCGAGCTCGCGCCGGACGACGACCTCCGCGCGCTGGCGCCGCGTGGTGGCCCCGAGGGGCTGGAGATCGTGCGCATCGATCCGGGCGACGAGGCGCAGGTCCGGGTGTTCATCGAGATCGCGACGAGCGGCTTCCGGCCTGACGACGCGCCGCTGTCGCCGGCGCTCTTCGAGATCACGCGCCGCCTGGTCGCGCACCCCGGATGCGACTCGTACCTGGCGCTCGTGAACGGCGAGCCCGCCGGCGGCGGCAGCGTGGAGATCCACGGCGAGGGCGCCGCGCTCTTCGGCGCCTCGGTGCTCCCCCGGTTCCGCGAGCGCGGCATCCAGCAGGCGCTCATCACCCGCCGCCTGGAGCGGGTGCGCGAGCAGGGTTGCCAGCTGGCGTGCATCAGCGCGAGCCCCGGTATCCCCACGGAGCGCAACGCGATGCGGCTCGGCTTCTTCATGGCGTACAGCAAGGGGATCTTCACGCGGCGGAGCGAGAGCCCGGAGTCGCCTGCCTGA
- a CDS encoding phage holin family protein, with protein sequence MKALIIQALAAGLAVLVGTKILPGVRIRTTQTALVVAAVFTLLNLLLGWLVKFLVAVALLPAAILTLGLAYLLFGLVVNSVLLYATDKLIDDFEIRGLGPLFGTAALISFAGWLLPRLL encoded by the coding sequence ATGAAGGCGCTCATCATCCAGGCACTCGCCGCGGGCCTCGCGGTCCTCGTCGGAACGAAGATCCTGCCCGGCGTGCGGATCCGCACGACCCAGACGGCGCTCGTCGTCGCCGCCGTGTTCACGCTCCTCAACCTCCTGCTCGGCTGGCTCGTGAAGTTCCTGGTCGCGGTGGCGCTCCTGCCCGCCGCCATCCTCACGCTGGGCCTCGCGTATCTCCTCTTCGGCCTGGTCGTGAACTCGGTGCTGCTCTACGCCACCGACAAGCTGATCGACGATTTCGAGATCCGGGGGCTAGGGCCGCTCTTCGGCACAGCGGCCCTCATCTCGTTCGCTGGATGGCTGTTGCCGCGCCTCCTGTGA
- the argG gene encoding argininosuccinate synthase: protein MSRIFRSLPPPGTHLGIAFSGGLDTRCAVAWLSRNGLKVHAYTADLAQPDEDSPGDIPPIALQHGAVSAKLVDCREALVREGILAIQCGAFHLSTGGKKYFNTTPLGRAVTTTAIVRAMRDDDVHVFGDGSTHKGNDIQRFYRYGIFVDPSLKIYKPWLDPRFVGELGGRKEMSEYLELHGLPYRMGTEKAYSTDANVLGATHEAKDLEHLNTGIKIVQPIMGVASFRPEVAIEAETVTLGFERGVPTTINGKRFGSLFELFVECNRIGGRHGLGMSDQIENRVIDAKSRGIYEAPGMALLHAVYERLLSAIHNENTLDVYFTQGRRLGRLLYEGKWYDPEAMMLKDALSRWIAPGVTGEVTLELRRGDDYNILSTRADYMAYAPHKLSMEKVEEAYFTPEDRIGALELQNLSVTDNRQFLIHLIESTQALGPGGAPAIGELLGGDKPKE, encoded by the coding sequence ATGAGCAGGATCTTCCGTTCACTCCCCCCGCCGGGCACCCACCTCGGCATCGCGTTCTCGGGCGGTCTCGACACGCGCTGCGCGGTGGCGTGGCTCTCGCGCAACGGGCTCAAGGTGCACGCGTACACCGCCGATCTGGCGCAGCCGGACGAGGACTCCCCCGGCGACATCCCGCCGATCGCCCTGCAGCACGGCGCGGTCTCCGCCAAGCTGGTGGACTGTCGCGAGGCGCTCGTCCGCGAGGGCATCCTCGCCATCCAGTGCGGCGCCTTCCACCTCTCGACGGGCGGCAAGAAGTACTTCAACACCACGCCGCTCGGCCGCGCGGTGACAACGACCGCGATCGTCCGCGCGATGCGCGACGACGACGTCCACGTCTTCGGCGACGGAAGCACGCACAAGGGCAACGACATCCAGCGGTTCTACCGCTATGGCATCTTCGTCGACCCCTCTCTCAAGATCTACAAGCCCTGGCTCGACCCGAGGTTCGTGGGAGAGCTCGGCGGGCGCAAGGAGATGAGCGAGTACCTCGAGCTCCACGGGCTGCCCTACCGCATGGGGACGGAGAAGGCGTACAGCACCGACGCCAACGTGCTCGGCGCGACGCACGAGGCGAAGGACCTCGAGCACCTGAACACCGGGATCAAGATCGTCCAGCCCATCATGGGCGTCGCCTCCTTCCGGCCGGAGGTCGCCATCGAGGCCGAGACGGTGACGCTCGGGTTCGAGCGCGGCGTCCCGACGACGATCAACGGCAAGCGCTTCGGCTCCCTGTTCGAGCTGTTCGTCGAGTGCAACCGGATCGGCGGGCGCCACGGCCTCGGCATGAGCGACCAGATCGAGAACCGGGTGATCGACGCGAAGAGCCGCGGCATCTACGAGGCGCCGGGCATGGCCCTGCTCCACGCCGTCTACGAGCGGCTCCTGTCCGCCATTCACAACGAGAACACCCTCGACGTGTACTTCACCCAGGGACGGCGCCTCGGGCGTCTGCTCTACGAGGGCAAGTGGTACGACCCCGAGGCCATGATGCTGAAGGACGCGCTCTCGCGCTGGATCGCCCCCGGCGTGACCGGCGAGGTGACGCTCGAGCTGCGCCGCGGCGACGATTACAACATCCTGAGCACGCGCGCCGACTACATGGCCTATGCGCCGCACAAGCTCTCGATGGAGAAGGTCGAGGAGGCCTATTTCACCCCCGAGGACCGCATCGGCGCGCTCGAGCTTCAGAACCTGTCGGTGACGGACAACCGCCAGTTCCTGATCCACCTCATCGAGAGCACGCAGGCCCTCGGCCCGGGCGGCGCCCCCGCCATCGGCGAGCTGCTCGGCGGCGACAAGCCGAAGGAATGA